One window of the Candidatus Phycorickettsia trachydisci genome contains the following:
- a CDS encoding Txe/YoeB family addiction module toxin, with product MYKVLLTKESQKDYINIKKAALDHKVKKLLLLIQENPFKPPVKKLYGELKGFYSLRITIKHRLVFEVIEDLKIIKVLKMWTHYGDN from the coding sequence ATGTATAAAGTCCTTCTGACCAAAGAATCCCAAAAAGATTATATAAATATAAAAAAAGCTGCCCTAGACCACAAAGTTAAAAAGTTATTGCTATTAATACAAGAAAATCCCTTCAAACCTCCTGTGAAAAAATTATATGGTGAACTGAAAGGCTTTTATTCTTTAAGGATAACTATTAAGCATAGATTGGTTTTTGAAGTTATTGAGGATCTTAAAATAATTAAAGTTTTGAAGATGTGGACCCATTATGGCGATAATTAA
- a CDS encoding type II toxin-antitoxin system Phd/YefM family antitoxin → MKLLTATQARANLYKIIDEVAISHEPVYVKSKRNDVVLITKEDYEAMQETLYLQSIPGLVDSIKKASKEDLNECIELKDLDV, encoded by the coding sequence ATGAAATTACTTACCGCAACACAAGCTAGAGCAAACCTCTACAAAATAATTGACGAGGTGGCAATATCTCATGAGCCAGTCTATGTCAAAAGCAAAAGAAATGATGTAGTGCTTATTACTAAAGAAGATTACGAAGCAATGCAAGAGACCTTATATCTTCAATCTATACCTGGTTTAGTAGACTCAATTAAAAAAGCATCTAAAGAGGATTTGAATGAATGCATAGAACTAAAAGACCTAGATGTATAA
- a CDS encoding helix-turn-helix domain-containing protein, translating to MTAKKMHKNHGISIDDICKTLNISRAIFYRYLTL from the coding sequence TTGACAGCTAAAAAAATGCACAAAAACCACGGAATCAGCATTGACGATATTTGTAAAACCCTTAACATTTCTCGAGCTATCTTTTATCGCTACCTTACTCTTTGA